The segment TTCGTCGCCCCTCGCAGCTTCTTCAACTGGGGCAAAGGCGCGAGAGAAGCTGAGACGCCGCCACCGCAGCTGCAGCTACATTACCACGACGTCGAGCTGCCGTTCCCCTTGTCGCTCGTGGCAAACACACACCTCAGAGGTAATTTATCTTATGGAGCTGGTAAATTTAGCAGCTGCCGCTCGTTCACAATGTTTTTTGTCATGTGCCTGCCTCACTTGTCATAAGCAATATTTCCTGCAACTAACACGGTAACCACACTTTGTTTTCCGACAACTTGTGGTAATCACactttttcttcaagaacacGCGTACCACACTTTTAGCACAAAATTGTGGCAAAATCATCGGCGGCTAGCAGATCTGATGCCTCCTCCTCTCATCATAGTGGTCCACGGGGAGCAATTTGAGTATGTGCTCCGCGAATTGGTTGCTTGCTGCGACAAATCTGTACGCGGCGACAGCGGAGTCCGCCCTTCCTCAAGCCTTCTTCTTCCCTGACTCCAATTCCAATGGCTTATAGCTGCTGGATCCGATGTTGCCTCAGCTCCCCTGTCACTGCTTTGCTTCTCATGCCACTTTTGATAACATTTACGCAGCTGAAAATTAGCAAAAAGAACCGTTGGTGTTATTTTGGTTTTGTTTATGTGCATGTGAATGTTGCAGATCGTGAGCTCAAGTGCTGCTACAAGGCCACCGTGGACGGCTTCAGCGCCACGGACTTCCACCGGCGGTGCGACTTCAAGGGCCCATGCGTCGTCGTCGGCTACACGGCCAGTGCCGACGCGGGGTTCAAGTTCGGCGGGTTCAGCCCGGAGGGGTACCGCAGCACGGACGACTACTACGACACGCTGGACGCCTTCCTCTTCTACTGGCCggagctggagccggcctcgggGAAAGCCACCGAGCCGCCGCGGCCTGTGGTGCTGCCGAAGGTTGGCGGGAGCGGCGCGGCGCTGTTCGACTACGCGCGCGGCGGCCCCCAGTTCGGCGCCGACGGGCTGCTCATTGGCCCACCGCTCACCGCCGTGATGGGCGTGTTCACGGGGCCCGAtgccagcgccggcgccggcgacctCCGGAGCGCGCGGTCGCGGCTCGGGCTGTCGTACGCGAGGCGGGCCGACGGGAAGGAGAGCCTGTTCGGCGACGAGCCCCGGGCCGAGCTCGCGGAGGTGCTCGTCTTCTGCAGCCCGCAGATTGCGAGCCTGTACTGATCGTTAGCTTCCAGCTCGAGCCTAGAGGGAGGAGTTCAATCTAGCTAGAAAATAAATCTTGCGTTATATGATATGGTGTAAAGCTAAATATAAATAACAATGTGAAAAATGTAGTTGGTTTACACACAATTATTATAGAATTTAGAGAATGATTTACACCCAAGTTTTTTAGGGCATGATTTACACATAAGTTTTTGTTTTAAAATCATTAACACATGAgctttttttgagagagaatgGTTTGTGCACAAGCTTTTTAGGAATGGTTTACACACAAGTTGAGggagcacatatatatatggtaaAGACTAAATTTCGAGTGTGTATTCTTTTGTCATTCCACCCACATACTGTCAAGTTTGACAGTCTTTCGACTTATTCCTACAGACTACAATCACTTTTTCCTCCTCAttcatcaaacctcctccaaaGTTGCTCATGCCCCCAGAAATAAAGCAGCTCCTCCCAAGGGACGACGTACCATTCCCCATcgccaaaaccctagccctCATCTGATCGAAGACCGTTGCTTCCCATGGCAGGCACCCCTAACAAGGCGAGCCTCCTCCTCCAAAAGCAGCTTAAGGGTACAGATCTGAACAGCCCCCTGGCTTCCTCTCCTTTTCGCCGCGATTCGCCGCGATCAGCTCCTAAATCCTGATCCCTTCTAGTTAGTATATGTATTGTCGCAGATCTCATGAAGAACCCGGTAGATGGGTTATCCAATGTTTTCCCTATCCACATCCTTCTCTCTGTCTCCTATTTTCTCACTCCTATTTCTTCTCCCCTCGTCAAATTTCCAAAATAACCAGATTGGCTGCCATGGCGAGTGTGGCTTACTTGCTCCGATCTGATCCAAAGCACTTGTTGGCTTTTACTTGCTCTGATCTGATCTGAAAAGCTACCCCCGAGCAACGCCCAAatccaaatctctctctctctctcatgcacTTGATCCACAAGAGATTTTGATGGAGCATGGTTGCAAGTGGCCAATAGCTCTCTCGATTTTGATCTCGAATTGCCTGAGACAGGGCTCACTGGCGGTGACCAAGCTCACAGATCCGTGACCCCTCAGCGCCATGCTCGGTGGCCGGTAGGTAGAGATAAAAACAGATAGGAACAGTCGGGAAAACCCCTAAACATTTTCActtctataattttttcaacCAGACGGAAACAAAGACAGAAAAGCCGGAAACAAAAACGAACACGGGAATTCCGGTTATACGAAAACAAATCAATTTGAATGGAAATATGTCGGTACCGAAAATCGGGAAGACCGAACCTCAGCAAGTGTCGTGAGGTGCGCCAGGAGCTGCGCAGGATCCTGGGCATCTATAAAAATGAGTGGCATGAAAGCAATATATTTTCTGTTTATCTAATCAGGGGCACACCTCTGCAACTTTCCATGTTTCACCGATAGAGCAGAAATCTTTGTTGTAACACATTCAGTGACCTTCTCATTTATCAACATAAATAGAACAGGAAGTTTTTAAAAGTAATGCTATTATGTGATAAAcacatgcaatttttaatatagAATAAGATAGTTGTGATGACATTACTTCACTATGCTCATAATCCACTCTAAAAGGTTACAAGTAACTCCTTGAATAAGGCATACATCAGTATGGTATCTCCTTATCATCAGCAATAGATACAAAATTCAAACATCGTGCTATGCTGCTACCTAGAAAGATGGGAGGAAAGAACAAATTTATCAAATGGATTCATATGCAGACCTATCAAACAACTGTAAACTAAGAA is part of the Phragmites australis chromosome 12, lpPhrAust1.1, whole genome shotgun sequence genome and harbors:
- the LOC133887353 gene encoding uncharacterized protein LOC133887353 isoform X2, whose amino-acid sequence is MAYSCWIRCCLSSPVTALLLMPLLITFTQLKISKKNRWCYFGFVYVHVNVADRELKCCYKATVDGFSATDFHRRCDFKGPCVVVGYTASADAGFKFGGFSPEGYRSTDDYYDTLDAFLFYWPELEPASGKATEPPRPVVLPKVGGSGAALFDYARGGPQFGADGLLIGPPLTAVMGVFTGPDASAGAGDLRSARSRLGLSYARRADGKESLFGDEPRAELAEVLVFCSPQIASLY
- the LOC133887353 gene encoding uncharacterized protein LOC133887353 isoform X1, yielding MAFMASGRAMAPTRPSFVAPRSFFNWGKGAREAETPPPQLQLHYHDVELPFPLSLVANTHLRDRELKCCYKATVDGFSATDFHRRCDFKGPCVVVGYTASADAGFKFGGFSPEGYRSTDDYYDTLDAFLFYWPELEPASGKATEPPRPVVLPKVGGSGAALFDYARGGPQFGADGLLIGPPLTAVMGVFTGPDASAGAGDLRSARSRLGLSYARRADGKESLFGDEPRAELAEVLVFCSPQIASLY